In one Streptomyces sp. NBC_00597 genomic region, the following are encoded:
- a CDS encoding amino acid adenylation domain-containing protein gives MTTAQVETSAPTGTAATPATAATAAPGAPAGLSPAARRLLEMRLRGKTAAAPAGIPRLEPRPARAPLSAAQQRLYFLDQLDPGGVEYLMPAAWRFAGPLDVAALSAAIGDLVARHEQLRVVFSHEDGVPAQHVLAAADTAGLDVVELPPAVRDGDRAALAEAVREVALRPFDLAAAPPFRATLLRIAADDHVLVLAMHHIVSDGWSLDVLTGDLSACYHARSGGRPPQLAAPPVEYTDYAHWQRGADDSTELDYWRTTLSGLTPLELPTDHPRPAVRTFAGAVHAVELPAPLTAALAELNRRADTTSYMTLMAAFQAALAFHSGQDDIAIGTVVANRERPEIEQLVGFFVNTLVIRTDLGGDPTSAQLLARTRESVLGALSHQSLPFERVVDELSPERDLSRNPLFQVLFSHSATARQETYALGGATGTAFPIELTTAKFDLTLDVGEDADGIRLRFVYRPDLFEAASVATLAEHTVAVLRAFAEAPDVPLGMADLLTGDERAALLGQDGPANRPPADSVPEPAPRLALERLAERMRLTPAAVAVCGGGRSLTYAELDAASLALARRLRAAGIGPESLVGVCLGRSVDLAVALLGVWRAGAAYLPLDPAHPRARREFTVGDAGVEWVVADGVGRAAVEGLPVGVIPLAADCAGDGDRTGERSGANDPLADALPGPDTLAYVIYTSGSTGQPKGVEITHGNLAWLLGAADRHFDFGADDVWTLLHSPAFDFSVWELWAPLTSGGRVVVLTEDEVRDPAAVHAVLRDERVTVLNQTPAAFKGLRAHLAQQGEEFGALALRTVVFGGDAFDARDYRDWFAVPEDGRPALVNMYGITETTVHVTYRLITEEDTVSAVSSPIGRPLAGQHGYVLDRAGRLVPHGTVGELYVAGGGVARGYRNRPELSAERFPLDPFGPAGTRMYRTGDLVRVLPDGQLAYAGRADHQVKIRGFRIEPGEIETALRALPGVRDAAVVARPDAHGGARLVAHVVLTEGRPLDAPDLRDRLRLTLPEYMVPALFVRHPELPITANGKVDRTSLVAVAVEGAAAPAGHVPPVGATEEALARIWSDVLGAERISRTANFFDLGGDSMLALRVIGQARSAGLGLSVPDLFRARTLGDLAALATDAADCGGPAPVEPFSQLDPADAARLPEGLDDAYPLTMLQAGMLHEMLADPGRGAYHNVTDLKITVPEGFDLGAFQTAVDTVVRGHSILRSSIDLVSFSEPLQLVHRTAELPVGYSDLRGLPHEEQWASVRGYVDAEFARRFDLAAPPLVRIHLHRLTDRELRLTLTDCHVVLDGWSLTSLIADLLDLHRQAVAQGRTPQLPAAPPYAEYVALERAALVDEEGLDYWRSALSDLSPIRFTRRGTEASDGGQVVHEVRRSYAALAEPIGRLAKLAGVPRRTVLLSAFHHTMSLFAERDGSAEGHSIGLVTNGRPEVPGADRMRGLFLNTVPFGVRRPRGSWLEYLRAAFAAEQEMLPYRRVPLARMAQLRPGTPSLADTLFNYVNFHRLSGDSWDDSLEIARTAFPLMLNASIESFTLDVDPDYLAPATAEQLADLMCGVLKAMTARPQAPVTAPALAGEARIRALEEWGRGPELPNTPLMFHECVAEHAARTPDAVAVRQGEHEVTYAELDASVHQLADRLRALGVGPEVPVGICLDRGPEMVRAVLGVLRSGGAFLPLESQHPADRLKFIVEDSGMPVLITQSSLLGTIPFDGPTLVVDDPETWAGPVGDAAPALPVTADNAAYVLYTSGSTGTPKGVTIQHRSLTNMLEGQRDLFPVTPADRVLQFASLSFDVSILDLTWALANGAQLCTPPREALRAGADLSNTLLDYGITVAMLAPSALAALGEDRFPALRTLQVAGEACPAELAQKWARGRRFYNVYGLTETAVWSVSTLLKPDCKRPPIGWPMRNTQVYVLDEDLQPVPVGVQGEVYLGGRAIGRGYVNRPDLTAAAFVPDPYGAPGGRLCRTGDIGVQLPDGAVEVLGRRDSQVKLRGFRIELGEIEHGLRELPDVQQAVVLLRRDLPEPALVAYVVPEAGVEPVVEPFRRALRAKVPAYMVPARFVFLDSMPVNSSGKVDKKALPLPSADRLHSATAYVAPGTPAEVVLAEVWRTVLGISQVGVHDDFFALGGSSLSTVRVAAQAAARGLSVSVRDLLELPTISRLAARATEAAAEAARPAGPADPLAPPRAVTSEVRLREGEGSPLWCVHPSGGSGAWYVPLARALPPGQPVRAFQARGLLGGVDPTTIAGIAANYAAELAVHGGHGTHDLLGWSMGANIALEMATQLHEAGHTVAPLTLIEPYLPHPAARERLAAVGRDMERGLRMRDRVRALPPSAERVTAVAELTTLLLGAGMSPGEVALVEHAPIEVWHSLLTALAGYELRPYSGHVHLVVGSAAAELPDGEAMPGLDVDFRTYVERWRETALGGLTVHVTEGDHMSMMSERLMHKTAAVLGRIQSEERR, from the coding sequence GGAGGTGGCGCTGCGCCCCTTCGACCTGGCCGCGGCGCCCCCGTTCCGGGCCACCCTGCTGCGGATCGCCGCCGACGACCACGTGCTGGTGCTGGCCATGCACCACATCGTCTCGGACGGCTGGTCCCTGGACGTCCTGACGGGCGACCTGAGCGCCTGCTACCACGCCAGGAGCGGGGGCCGGCCCCCGCAGCTCGCGGCGCCACCCGTCGAGTACACCGACTACGCGCACTGGCAGCGCGGGGCCGACGACAGCACGGAACTGGACTACTGGCGCACGACCCTTTCCGGCCTGACACCGCTCGAACTGCCCACTGACCACCCGCGCCCCGCCGTGCGCACCTTCGCCGGCGCCGTGCACGCCGTCGAGCTCCCCGCGCCGCTGACGGCGGCCCTGGCCGAGCTCAACCGACGGGCCGACACCACCTCGTACATGACCCTGATGGCCGCCTTCCAGGCGGCGCTCGCCTTCCACAGCGGCCAGGACGACATCGCGATCGGCACCGTCGTCGCCAACCGCGAGCGCCCCGAGATCGAGCAGCTGGTCGGCTTCTTCGTGAACACCCTGGTCATCCGCACCGATCTGGGGGGCGACCCGACCTCGGCGCAGCTCCTGGCCCGGACCCGGGAGAGCGTCCTGGGCGCCCTCTCCCACCAGAGCCTGCCCTTCGAGCGGGTCGTCGACGAACTGAGCCCCGAGCGGGACCTGTCGCGCAACCCGCTGTTCCAGGTGCTGTTCTCGCACTCCGCCACCGCGCGGCAGGAGACGTACGCCCTCGGCGGGGCGACGGGCACGGCCTTCCCCATCGAGCTGACCACCGCGAAGTTCGACCTGACGCTCGACGTCGGCGAGGACGCGGACGGCATCCGACTCCGGTTCGTCTACCGCCCCGACCTGTTCGAGGCGGCTTCGGTGGCCACGCTGGCCGAGCACACGGTCGCGGTGCTGCGGGCGTTCGCCGAGGCCCCGGACGTGCCGCTCGGCATGGCCGACCTGCTCACCGGGGACGAGCGGGCCGCACTGCTCGGCCAAGACGGCCCCGCGAACCGCCCCCCGGCGGACTCCGTGCCCGAGCCTGCTCCGCGGCTCGCCCTGGAGCGCCTGGCCGAGCGGATGCGGCTGACCCCCGCCGCGGTGGCCGTCTGCGGCGGGGGCCGCAGCCTGACCTACGCCGAACTCGACGCGGCCTCCCTGGCCCTGGCCCGGCGACTGCGGGCCGCGGGCATCGGCCCGGAGTCCCTGGTCGGCGTGTGCCTGGGCCGCTCGGTCGACCTGGCCGTGGCGCTGCTCGGCGTCTGGCGGGCCGGCGCGGCGTACCTGCCGCTGGATCCCGCCCACCCGCGGGCCCGGCGGGAGTTCACCGTCGGTGACGCCGGGGTGGAGTGGGTGGTCGCCGACGGTGTGGGCCGGGCCGCGGTGGAGGGGCTGCCGGTGGGCGTGATCCCGCTGGCCGCCGACTGCGCCGGCGACGGCGACCGCACCGGCGAACGCAGCGGGGCCAACGACCCCCTCGCGGACGCGCTCCCCGGCCCGGACACCCTCGCCTACGTCATCTACACCTCCGGGTCGACCGGACAGCCCAAGGGCGTCGAGATCACCCACGGCAACCTCGCCTGGTTGCTCGGCGCCGCCGACCGCCACTTCGACTTCGGCGCCGACGACGTGTGGACGCTCCTGCACTCCCCCGCGTTCGACTTCTCCGTCTGGGAGCTGTGGGCCCCGTTGACCTCCGGCGGGCGGGTGGTGGTGCTGACCGAGGACGAGGTCCGCGACCCCGCCGCGGTGCACGCCGTCCTGCGCGACGAGCGCGTGACCGTGCTCAACCAGACCCCGGCCGCCTTCAAGGGGCTGCGGGCCCATCTGGCCCAGCAGGGCGAGGAGTTCGGCGCACTCGCGCTGCGCACCGTGGTCTTCGGCGGTGACGCCTTCGACGCCCGCGACTACCGCGACTGGTTCGCCGTGCCCGAGGACGGGCGGCCCGCTCTGGTGAACATGTACGGGATCACCGAGACCACCGTGCACGTCACCTACCGGCTGATCACCGAGGAGGACACGGTCAGCGCCGTGTCCTCGCCGATCGGCCGCCCCCTGGCGGGCCAGCACGGCTACGTCCTGGACCGCGCGGGCCGGCTGGTGCCGCACGGCACGGTGGGTGAGCTGTACGTGGCCGGCGGGGGCGTCGCCCGCGGTTACCGCAACCGGCCGGAGCTGTCCGCCGAGCGGTTCCCCCTCGACCCGTTCGGTCCGGCCGGGACCCGTATGTACCGGACCGGTGACCTGGTACGGGTGCTGCCCGACGGCCAGTTGGCGTACGCCGGGCGGGCCGACCACCAGGTGAAGATCCGCGGTTTCCGCATCGAGCCCGGTGAGATCGAGACGGCGCTGCGCGCGCTGCCCGGCGTACGGGACGCGGCGGTGGTGGCGCGGCCCGACGCGCACGGCGGCGCCCGCCTGGTCGCCCACGTGGTGCTGACCGAGGGCCGGCCGCTGGACGCGCCGGACCTGCGCGACCGGCTGCGGCTGACGCTGCCCGAGTACATGGTGCCCGCGCTGTTCGTGCGGCACCCGGAGCTGCCGATCACCGCCAACGGCAAGGTGGACCGCACGTCCCTGGTGGCGGTGGCCGTCGAGGGGGCGGCCGCGCCCGCCGGGCACGTCCCGCCGGTCGGTGCGACCGAGGAGGCGCTGGCCCGCATCTGGTCGGACGTGCTGGGCGCCGAGCGGATCAGCCGCACGGCCAACTTCTTCGACCTGGGCGGCGACTCGATGCTGGCCCTGCGGGTGATCGGGCAGGCCCGCTCCGCCGGACTGGGCCTGAGCGTGCCGGACCTGTTCCGGGCCCGCACCCTGGGCGACCTGGCGGCGCTGGCGACGGACGCGGCCGACTGCGGCGGCCCCGCGCCCGTGGAGCCGTTCTCCCAGCTCGACCCGGCGGACGCTGCCCGGCTCCCGGAGGGGCTCGACGACGCGTACCCGCTGACCATGCTCCAGGCCGGCATGCTGCACGAGATGCTGGCCGACCCGGGCCGCGGCGCCTACCACAACGTCACCGACCTCAAGATCACCGTGCCGGAGGGCTTCGACCTCGGTGCGTTCCAGACCGCGGTGGACACCGTCGTACGCGGCCACAGCATCCTGCGGTCCTCCATCGACCTGGTGTCCTTCTCCGAGCCGCTCCAGCTGGTGCACCGCACCGCGGAACTCCCCGTCGGCTACAGCGATCTGCGGGGCCTGCCGCACGAGGAGCAGTGGGCGTCCGTCCGGGGCTACGTCGACGCGGAGTTCGCCCGGCGCTTCGACCTGGCGGCCCCTCCGCTGGTCCGCATCCACCTGCACCGGCTCACCGACCGGGAGCTGCGGCTCACCCTCACCGACTGCCACGTGGTCCTCGACGGCTGGAGCCTGACCTCGCTCATCGCGGACCTGCTCGACCTGCACCGGCAGGCCGTGGCGCAGGGCCGGACCCCGCAGCTGCCGGCGGCGCCCCCGTACGCCGAGTACGTCGCGCTGGAGCGGGCCGCGCTCGTCGACGAGGAGGGCCTGGACTACTGGCGGTCCGCGCTGAGCGACCTGAGCCCGATCCGGTTCACACGGCGCGGCACGGAGGCCTCCGACGGCGGGCAGGTCGTCCACGAGGTGCGCCGCTCCTACGCCGCCCTCGCCGAGCCGATCGGCCGGCTGGCCAAGCTGGCCGGGGTGCCCCGCCGCACCGTCCTGCTCTCGGCGTTCCACCACACCATGAGCCTGTTCGCCGAGCGCGACGGCTCCGCCGAGGGACACTCGATCGGCCTGGTCACCAACGGCCGGCCCGAGGTGCCGGGCGCGGACCGGATGCGCGGGCTGTTCCTCAACACCGTGCCGTTCGGCGTGCGGCGGCCCCGGGGCAGCTGGCTGGAGTACCTGCGGGCGGCGTTCGCCGCCGAACAGGAGATGCTCCCCTACCGCAGGGTGCCGCTGGCCCGGATGGCGCAGCTGCGGCCCGGCACGCCCAGCCTGGCGGACACCCTCTTCAACTACGTCAACTTCCACCGACTGTCCGGGGACAGCTGGGACGACTCGCTGGAGATCGCCCGCACGGCGTTCCCGCTGATGCTCAACGCGAGCATCGAGTCCTTCACCCTCGACGTCGACCCGGACTACCTGGCCCCGGCCACCGCCGAGCAGCTCGCCGACCTGATGTGCGGGGTGCTGAAGGCGATGACCGCGCGGCCGCAGGCGCCCGTCACCGCGCCGGCGCTGGCCGGCGAGGCACGCATCCGCGCGCTGGAGGAGTGGGGCCGCGGGCCCGAACTGCCCAACACCCCGCTGATGTTCCACGAGTGCGTGGCCGAGCACGCCGCGCGCACGCCCGACGCGGTGGCCGTCCGGCAGGGCGAGCACGAGGTCACTTACGCCGAACTGGACGCCTCGGTGCACCAGTTGGCGGACCGCCTGCGCGCGCTCGGCGTCGGCCCCGAGGTACCGGTCGGCATCTGCCTCGACCGGGGTCCGGAGATGGTCCGGGCCGTACTCGGTGTGCTCCGATCGGGCGGCGCCTTCCTGCCGCTGGAGTCGCAGCACCCGGCCGACCGACTGAAGTTCATCGTCGAGGACAGCGGGATGCCGGTGCTGATCACCCAGTCCTCGCTGCTGGGGACGATCCCGTTCGACGGCCCGACCCTGGTCGTCGACGACCCGGAGACCTGGGCCGGCCCCGTCGGGGACGCCGCCCCGGCGCTGCCGGTCACCGCGGACAACGCGGCCTACGTCCTCTACACCTCCGGCTCCACGGGAACGCCCAAGGGCGTCACCATCCAGCACCGCAGCCTGACCAACATGCTGGAGGGGCAGCGCGACCTGTTCCCCGTGACCCCCGCCGACCGGGTCCTCCAGTTCGCCTCCCTCAGCTTCGACGTCTCGATCCTGGACCTGACGTGGGCCCTGGCGAACGGCGCCCAGCTGTGCACCCCGCCCCGGGAGGCGCTGCGCGCAGGCGCCGACCTGTCGAACACCCTGCTCGACTACGGGATCACGGTCGCCATGCTGGCGCCGAGCGCCCTGGCCGCCCTGGGCGAGGACCGCTTCCCCGCGCTGCGGACCCTCCAGGTGGCCGGCGAGGCGTGCCCCGCCGAACTGGCCCAGAAGTGGGCGCGCGGACGACGGTTCTACAACGTCTACGGGCTCACCGAGACGGCGGTGTGGTCCGTCTCCACCCTCCTCAAGCCGGACTGCAAGCGTCCGCCGATCGGCTGGCCGATGCGCAACACCCAGGTCTACGTCCTCGACGAGGACCTCCAGCCGGTCCCCGTCGGGGTGCAGGGCGAGGTCTACCTCGGCGGGCGCGCCATCGGCCGGGGCTATGTGAACCGCCCCGACCTGACCGCCGCGGCGTTCGTCCCCGACCCGTACGGCGCCCCCGGCGGCCGGCTGTGCCGCACCGGCGACATCGGTGTCCAGCTGCCCGACGGCGCCGTGGAGGTCCTGGGCCGACGCGACAGCCAGGTCAAGCTGCGCGGGTTCCGCATCGAGCTCGGCGAGATCGAGCACGGGCTGCGGGAACTGCCGGACGTGCAGCAGGCGGTGGTCCTGCTGCGGCGCGACCTGCCCGAGCCGGCCCTGGTCGCGTACGTGGTCCCCGAGGCGGGGGTGGAACCCGTCGTCGAGCCCTTCCGCCGGGCCCTGCGGGCCAAGGTGCCCGCCTACATGGTTCCCGCCCGGTTCGTCTTCCTCGACTCGATGCCGGTCAACAGCAGTGGGAAGGTCGACAAGAAGGCCCTGCCGCTGCCCTCGGCCGACCGCCTGCACAGCGCCACCGCGTACGTCGCGCCCGGCACCCCGGCCGAGGTGGTCCTCGCCGAGGTGTGGCGCACGGTGCTCGGCATCTCCCAGGTCGGCGTCCACGACGACTTCTTCGCCCTCGGGGGCAGTTCGCTCTCCACCGTCCGGGTCGCCGCGCAGGCCGCCGCCCGCGGGCTGAGCGTCTCCGTACGGGACCTGCTCGAACTCCCGACGATCTCCCGGCTCGCCGCCCGCGCCACCGAGGCGGCGGCGGAAGCCGCGCGGCCCGCCGGCCCGGCGGACCCGCTCGCGCCGCCCCGGGCCGTCACCTCGGAGGTCCGGCTGCGCGAGGGCGAGGGCTCCCCGCTGTGGTGCGTGCACCCCAGCGGCGGCAGCGGCGCCTGGTACGTGCCGCTCGCCCGGGCCCTCCCGCCGGGGCAGCCGGTCCGGGCCTTCCAGGCCCGCGGGCTGCTCGGCGGTGTGGACCCGACCACGATCGCCGGCATCGCGGCCAACTACGCCGCCGAGCTGGCCGTGCACGGCGGGCACGGCACGCACGACCTGCTGGGCTGGTCCATGGGCGCCAACATCGCCCTGGAGATGGCCACCCAGCTGCACGAGGCCGGTCACACCGTCGCCCCGCTGACGCTGATCGAGCCGTACCTGCCCCACCCGGCGGCCCGCGAACGCCTCGCCGCGGTCGGCCGGGACATGGAGCGGGGGCTGCGGATGCGCGATCGCGTCCGCGCGCTGCCCCCGTCCGCGGAGCGGGTGACGGCCGTGGCCGAGCTCACCACGCTGCTGCTGGGCGCCGGCATGAGCCCCGGCGAGGTGGCCCTGGTGGAGCACGCCCCCATCGAGGTGTGGCACTCGCTGCTCACCGCGCTGGCCGGCTACGAGCTGCGCCCCTACTCCGGCCATGTCCACCTCGTGGTGGGCAGCGCGGCCGCGGAACTGCCCGACGGCGAGGCAATGCCCGGGCTCGACGTGGACTTCCGGACCTATGTCGAGCGCTGGCGCGAGACCGCGCTCGGCGGGCTGACCGTCCATGTCACCGAAGGCGACCACATGTCCATGATGTCCGAACGGCTGATGCACAAGACCGCTGCCGTGCTCGGCCGGATCCAGTCGGAGGAACGCCGATGA